One genomic region from Microcystis panniformis FACHB-1757 encodes:
- the ilvA gene encoding threonine ammonia-lyase, biosynthetic, which yields MYCDYLVQILTARVYDVAQETPLELAPNLSQRLHNQLLLKREDMQSVFSFKLRGAYNKMAHLSRDLLQKGVIAASAGNHAQGVALGARQLGTQAIIVMPVTTPQVKIDAVKARGGIVVLHGDTYDDAYTYARQLEAEKGLTFIHPFDDPEVIAGQGTIGMEILRQYQQPIEAIFVAIGGGGLISGIAAYVKRLRPEIKIIGVEPVDSDAMNQSLKAGYRVRLSQVGLFADGVAVREVGEETFRLCQQYVDEIILVDTDDICAAIKDVFQDTRSILEPAGALAVAGAKAYVEREGIEDKTLVAVACGANMNFDRLRFVAERAELGERREALYAVTIPEQPGSLRRFCECVGKRNLTEFSYRIADEKEAHIFVGAQIENRSDAKKLAESFEACGFKTLDISDDELTKLHLRHMVGGRSHLADHELFYRFEFPERPGALMKFVASMSPHWNISVFHYRNNGADYGRIVVGIQVPPDEMNQWQAFLDTLGYRYWDESQNRAYQLFLG from the coding sequence ATGTACTGCGATTACCTGGTTCAAATCCTCACCGCACGCGTCTACGATGTCGCCCAAGAAACCCCCTTGGAACTTGCCCCCAATCTCTCCCAACGCTTGCACAATCAGCTTTTACTCAAGCGCGAGGATATGCAGTCGGTTTTCTCTTTTAAACTGCGCGGTGCTTACAACAAAATGGCGCATTTGTCAAGGGATTTGTTACAAAAAGGCGTAATTGCTGCCTCGGCGGGAAATCATGCTCAGGGAGTCGCTTTGGGAGCGCGGCAATTGGGAACCCAAGCGATTATCGTTATGCCTGTCACCACTCCGCAAGTCAAAATCGACGCAGTAAAAGCCCGGGGTGGGATTGTCGTCCTGCACGGTGACACCTACGATGATGCCTACACCTACGCGCGACAATTAGAAGCGGAAAAAGGCTTAACTTTTATCCATCCCTTCGATGATCCGGAGGTAATCGCTGGCCAGGGTACGATCGGTATGGAAATTTTACGACAATATCAGCAACCGATCGAGGCCATTTTTGTCGCTATTGGTGGCGGTGGGCTAATATCAGGTATTGCAGCCTATGTCAAGCGTTTACGCCCAGAAATTAAAATTATCGGGGTGGAACCTGTGGACTCAGACGCGATGAATCAATCCCTAAAAGCCGGTTATCGGGTGCGTTTGTCTCAAGTGGGATTATTTGCCGATGGGGTGGCGGTGCGCGAGGTGGGAGAGGAGACTTTTCGTCTCTGTCAGCAGTATGTGGATGAGATTATCCTCGTGGATACGGACGATATTTGTGCGGCGATTAAGGATGTTTTTCAAGATACACGCTCGATTTTAGAACCTGCGGGGGCGTTGGCGGTAGCAGGAGCGAAAGCTTATGTAGAAAGAGAGGGAATTGAGGATAAAACGCTTGTTGCTGTGGCTTGTGGGGCGAATATGAACTTTGATCGTCTGCGGTTTGTGGCGGAAAGGGCAGAATTAGGGGAACGGCGCGAGGCGTTGTATGCTGTGACTATTCCCGAACAACCGGGCAGTTTACGGCGTTTTTGCGAATGTGTCGGCAAACGCAATTTAACCGAATTTAGTTATCGCATTGCCGATGAAAAAGAAGCACATATTTTTGTCGGCGCCCAGATCGAAAATCGCAGCGATGCCAAGAAATTAGCCGAGAGTTTTGAAGCTTGCGGCTTTAAAACCCTTGATATTAGCGATGATGAATTGACTAAATTGCATCTGCGCCACATGGTGGGAGGGCGATCGCATTTAGCCGATCATGAATTATTTTACCGCTTCGAGTTTCCCGAACGACCGGGGGCTTTAATGAAATTTGTCGCCTCCATGAGTCCCCACTGGAATATCAGCGTTTTCCATTATCGCAATAACGGGGCCGATTACGGGCGCATCGTCGTGGGCATACAAGTCCCCCCCGATGAAATGAATCAATGGCAAGCTTTTCTCGATACTCTCGGCTATCGCTATTGGGATGAAAGTCAAAACCGGGCCTATCAGTTATTTTTAGGTTAA
- the rsmH gene encoding 16S rRNA (cytosine(1402)-N(4))-methyltransferase RsmH, giving the protein MNQDFTHISVLSQELIAGLNIQPGGHYLDLTLGGGGHSRLLLEAHPETKVTAIDRDQSALEAAKISLAPYLDSRLTLWWGNFADYKGQNSSFDGIIADLGVSSPQFDQSERGFSFRHTAALDMRMDRCQSLTAADIINHWQEKELAALFYQYGEERLSRPIARSIVQKRPFTTTTELAAVIASSVPASYRYGRIHPATRVFQSLRIAVNQELDSLQKLLNQAPHWLKSGGIIAMISFHSLEDRLIKYGFREDNSLKIITKKPIIPSREEQAKNPRSRSAKLRIAQKIESEVI; this is encoded by the coding sequence ATGAATCAAGATTTTACCCATATTTCCGTTTTGAGTCAAGAATTAATCGCCGGTTTAAATATTCAACCTGGGGGGCATTATCTCGATCTTACCCTAGGCGGTGGTGGACACAGCCGCTTGCTTTTAGAAGCCCATCCTGAAACGAAAGTAACCGCCATCGATCGCGATCAAAGCGCCCTAGAAGCCGCTAAAATTAGTCTTGCCCCCTATCTAGATAGCCGTTTAACCCTCTGGTGGGGGAACTTCGCCGATTATAAGGGACAGAATAGCAGTTTTGATGGCATTATCGCCGATTTAGGAGTCAGTTCTCCCCAATTCGATCAGAGCGAGCGCGGCTTTAGTTTTCGCCACACGGCAGCCTTAGATATGCGGATGGATCGCTGTCAATCCCTGACGGCAGCCGATATTATTAATCATTGGCAGGAAAAAGAATTAGCAGCTCTTTTTTATCAATACGGAGAAGAACGTTTATCTCGTCCTATTGCTCGCTCGATCGTCCAAAAACGTCCCTTTACTACCACCACTGAATTAGCGGCTGTCATCGCTAGTTCTGTACCCGCTAGTTACCGTTATGGACGTATTCATCCAGCAACGCGGGTTTTTCAGTCCCTACGCATCGCTGTTAATCAAGAATTAGATTCTCTGCAAAAATTGTTAAATCAAGCCCCCCACTGGCTAAAATCCGGGGGAATTATCGCTATGATCAGTTTTCATAGTCTAGAAGATCGTCTGATCAAGTATGGCTTTCGCGAAGATAATTCCTTGAAAATTATCACGAAAAAGCCGATTATTCCCAGCCGAGAAGAACAGGCTAAAAATCCCCGTTCTCGTTCGGCTAAACTAAGAATAGCCCAAAAGATCGAATCAGAGGTTATCTGA